ACGAGACCGTCGGTCGGTCGGGTGTCACCGAACTACGTTGGCTCACATCAGATTCCGTCTGTACGGCGGACCGCAGGGGCGGAATCCTCATTTCCTTCGGACCTGAACCAATGCGATTCGCGGGTATAAACCCGTCGAATCTCGTTGGCGGTCCGTGATTGGTGACCGGTCGAACGGTCACCGAACCACACTGCGTCTTGCTGCATTCCTATTGAGTGGTACGTAGAACTTAATACTGTTGATTCGCTCGTATCTACGAAAAATACCGACAAATTCGAGTTACCGTCCAACATGGTACACTGATTCACACAACACTCAGTTTCGGTTACGGTGGTGATAACCGGCGACATCGGTAGTGGCTGTCCGAACGAGTAGCGGCCGTCCGAACGAAAAGACGCGATAGTAATATTATCATTCGCACGCATGTGTGAGACAAGATTCGTGTCGGTTTATAAGGCCGGGGCGAGGAATCCAGACCGAACAATGACGACGCCGGCAGACTCAATCGAGATACAGAACGTAGTCGCATCGACAGGTATTGGACAGGAGCTCGACCTGGAGGCGCTCGCGGAGGACCTTCCAGGGGCCGACTTCAACCCCGACAACTTCCCCGGCCTCGTCTATCGGACGCAGAATCCGAAGGCGGCCGCGCTCATCTTCCGCTCGGGGAAAATCGTCTGCACGGGGGCCAAGAGCATCGACGATGTACACGAGGCGCTTGGTATCATCTTCCAGAAGCTTCGAGATCTGAGCATCCCCGTCGAAGAGAGCCCCGAAATTACCGTCCAGAACATCGTCTCGAGCGCGGACCTCGGACACAACCTCAACCTGAACGCACTCGCTATCGGACTCGGCCTCGAGGACGTCGAGTACGAACCAGAGCAGTTCCCGGGACTGGTTTACCGAATGGACCAGCCCAAAGTGGTCATCCTGCTCTTCGGTAGCGGGAAAATAGTGATCACCGGCGGCAAGCGGACCGACGACGCGGAGACGGCCGTCGAGGAAATCGTCGAGCGGATTCAGAACCTCGGCCTTCTGGGTTAGACGCTCCCTTCGACGAGACGG
This genomic stretch from Haloprofundus salilacus harbors:
- a CDS encoding TATA-box-binding protein, with the translated sequence MTTPADSIEIQNVVASTGIGQELDLEALAEDLPGADFNPDNFPGLVYRTQNPKAAALIFRSGKIVCTGAKSIDDVHEALGIIFQKLRDLSIPVEESPEITVQNIVSSADLGHNLNLNALAIGLGLEDVEYEPEQFPGLVYRMDQPKVVILLFGSGKIVITGGKRTDDAETAVEEIVERIQNLGLLG